Proteins encoded together in one Vicinamibacterales bacterium window:
- a CDS encoding SDR family oxidoreductase encodes MKVLFVGGTGNISSACSRLAIERGMDLTLLTRGRSTLQPPAGTTVVQADVNDRASMERALGDTAFDVVVDWVAFTPADVERDLSLFRDRTAQYVFISSASAYQKPPVHYLITESTPLRNPYWAYSRQKIACEERLGAAYRDEAFPVTIVRPSFTYGDTWIPCAVGGVGYTVVDRMRKGRPIIVHGDGQSLWTMTHNTDFAKGFVGLFGNIQAIGQPFHITSDEVLTWDQIYGAIGAAAGVTPRLVYIPSDFINASAPDIGAGLLGDKACSAVFDNSKIKRLVPEFRATVPFALGIRRSVAWFDADPARRIVNEAMNATIDAIIDRYEACWPG; translated from the coding sequence ATGAAGGTGCTCTTCGTTGGCGGAACGGGCAACATCTCGTCCGCCTGCTCGCGCCTGGCCATCGAACGCGGCATGGACCTGACGCTTCTGACACGCGGTCGGAGCACGCTCCAGCCGCCGGCCGGCACGACCGTCGTCCAGGCGGACGTGAACGACCGGGCGTCGATGGAGCGGGCTCTTGGCGACACCGCGTTCGACGTGGTGGTGGACTGGGTCGCTTTCACGCCGGCCGACGTGGAGCGTGACCTCTCTCTGTTCCGCGACCGGACGGCGCAGTACGTGTTCATCAGTTCCGCGTCGGCCTACCAGAAGCCGCCGGTCCACTACCTGATCACCGAGTCGACGCCGCTCCGAAACCCGTACTGGGCGTACTCGCGCCAGAAGATCGCGTGCGAGGAACGGCTCGGCGCGGCATACCGCGACGAGGCGTTTCCCGTGACGATCGTCCGTCCGTCCTTCACCTACGGCGACACGTGGATTCCCTGCGCCGTGGGCGGTGTGGGCTACACGGTGGTCGACCGCATGCGGAAGGGGCGGCCGATCATCGTGCACGGCGACGGCCAGTCGCTGTGGACGATGACGCACAACACCGACTTCGCGAAGGGCTTCGTCGGCCTGTTCGGGAACATCCAGGCGATTGGGCAGCCGTTCCACATCACGTCGGACGAAGTGCTCACCTGGGACCAGATCTACGGCGCGATCGGCGCAGCGGCGGGCGTCACACCACGCCTGGTGTACATCCCGTCCGACTTCATCAACGCCAGCGCTCCCGACATCGGAGCCGGCCTGCTGGGCGACAAGGCGTGCAGCGCGGTCTTCGACAACTCGAAGATCAAGCGGCTCGTTCCAGAGTTCCGGGCCACCGTGCCCTTCGCGCTGGGCATTCGGCGCTCGGTTGCCTGGTTCGACGCGGATCCTGCCCGGCGAATCGTGAACGAGGCGATGAACGCGACGATCGACGCCATCATCGATCGCTACGAAGCCTGCTGGCCGGGATAG
- a CDS encoding DUF5107 domain-containing protein — protein MTWRGPVFGGLCVCAGLIALSCAPRAGSTVRVWEATRTIQTYEEGSPDPNPPFDLFSSTRFNYPYTMRTRLTEKRAPRTWRTLHLENEYLAVAVIPDLGGHLLSAVDKTTGKEMFYANPSLKFAQVAYRGAWASYGVEFNFPVSHSWVSVSPVDFATRSNPDGSASIVVGDVDRVYGMQWRVELILRPGRAVIEQRTTLYNRTDVRHRFYWWTNAAVEVWDDSQLVYPQTHTASHGFADVDTWPVNAAGVDLSRPGNHRSGPVSLFSHGSREAFMGIYHPRTGAGVVHYSSPSNLPAKKVWSWGCDADGLEWRKALSDNHGAVAEIQAGLYRNQETYQFLEPQESIGFTEYWMPVHKIGGISRATPEAVVNVARTHDRSGNRLAVGINVTRPVRGGRLQILQGDHVIADENVTLTPADTYTRAWPAGGSAPHTIRLSDAGGRAMIEHTEGRYDVVPAGEVKTGPQATYVPPPPAVRREEDMLEIGRGQELEGKLLRAYVSYQDGLARFPASVALATAAGRLAIHLKRYDEAVPRLELALARVTNDAEVQYYLGCALAAQGETAHARELLEGAAHARSWRTAAAFQLGRLLARDNRPAEALDWIANAIRSDPDAARVGAAEVILLRRAGRAQEARARLEHWQALDPIDAVLRSEGVRLGRRDEGLLAHLAGDPQRVLDVATDYMELGAWDDAVDVLSREYPVGRGVFSEPGAVAPQRHPEVAYYRGYCRERRGASGRKDFDIGSRLSTRYVFPQRAWSLPVLRKAIEANGEDATAHFLLGALFLSGGMADRAAAEWDVARRLDPKIPTLHRNMGMTVLYALGQPRQAAEVLSEGLRSDPLNPDIYLALDQALSLLQRPAEERLRALDRYPDPANLPSPLVFKRALGLVEAGRADESAKMLAGRFFPREEFGTNVRQVHVEVAEQRALALARQHRCEEAVAIVQRLEQPVAGLRFTESGLAPFVESARALVLASDVFSACGDRVAAGDRLNRAAAAQDVYPYPHLAFGWQAKRKQGVTTMDPATRRGFETALAAWERRLVIGTNFPGPNACGRGLILRALGRENEAMERFREALLLPDQLMSHYLSREALAAASVTR, from the coding sequence ATGACCTGGCGCGGCCCAGTGTTCGGCGGTCTCTGCGTGTGTGCGGGCCTGATCGCGCTGTCGTGCGCACCGCGGGCAGGCTCAACGGTACGCGTGTGGGAAGCCACGCGGACGATTCAGACTTACGAAGAGGGCTCGCCCGATCCGAATCCCCCGTTCGACCTCTTCTCGAGCACGCGGTTCAACTATCCGTACACGATGCGCACGCGGCTCACCGAGAAGCGCGCGCCGCGGACGTGGCGGACGCTGCACCTCGAGAACGAGTACCTTGCGGTGGCAGTGATTCCCGATCTGGGCGGGCACCTCCTGAGCGCGGTGGACAAGACCACCGGAAAAGAGATGTTCTACGCGAACCCATCTCTCAAGTTCGCGCAGGTGGCATACCGTGGCGCGTGGGCCAGCTACGGGGTCGAGTTCAACTTCCCGGTGTCCCACAGCTGGGTGAGCGTGTCGCCGGTGGACTTCGCGACGCGCTCGAATCCCGATGGCAGCGCGTCGATCGTCGTGGGAGATGTGGATCGCGTCTACGGCATGCAGTGGCGGGTCGAGTTGATCCTGCGTCCCGGACGCGCGGTGATCGAGCAGCGGACCACGCTCTACAACCGGACCGACGTCCGGCACCGCTTCTACTGGTGGACCAACGCCGCGGTCGAAGTGTGGGACGACTCGCAACTCGTCTACCCGCAGACGCACACCGCGAGCCACGGGTTTGCCGACGTGGACACGTGGCCAGTCAATGCCGCCGGCGTCGACCTGAGCCGCCCGGGAAATCACCGCTCTGGGCCCGTCTCGCTGTTCAGCCACGGCAGCCGCGAGGCGTTCATGGGAATCTACCACCCCCGCACCGGCGCCGGTGTGGTGCATTACTCATCGCCCTCCAATCTTCCGGCGAAGAAGGTGTGGTCGTGGGGATGCGACGCCGATGGCCTCGAGTGGCGGAAGGCGCTCTCCGACAACCACGGTGCGGTCGCCGAGATCCAGGCGGGACTCTACCGCAACCAGGAGACGTACCAGTTCCTCGAGCCACAGGAGTCGATCGGGTTCACCGAGTATTGGATGCCGGTCCACAAGATCGGAGGGATTTCTCGCGCGACGCCCGAGGCGGTCGTGAACGTTGCCCGGACGCACGACAGGTCCGGCAACCGACTGGCCGTTGGGATCAACGTGACGCGACCGGTCCGCGGCGGCCGGTTGCAGATCCTGCAGGGCGACCACGTGATCGCCGATGAGAACGTGACGCTGACGCCGGCCGACACCTACACGCGGGCGTGGCCCGCTGGGGGCAGCGCGCCCCACACGATCCGGCTCAGTGATGCTGGCGGGCGGGCGATGATCGAACACACGGAGGGCCGCTACGACGTGGTGCCCGCCGGCGAGGTGAAGACGGGTCCGCAGGCGACCTACGTGCCGCCGCCGCCCGCGGTTCGCCGCGAAGAGGACATGCTGGAAATCGGTCGCGGCCAGGAACTCGAGGGCAAGCTGCTGCGGGCGTACGTTTCGTACCAGGACGGACTGGCGCGGTTTCCGGCGAGTGTGGCGCTGGCGACAGCCGCCGGTCGACTTGCCATCCATCTCAAACGCTACGACGAGGCGGTTCCACGCCTGGAGCTGGCGCTCGCGCGCGTGACCAACGACGCGGAGGTTCAGTACTACCTCGGCTGCGCCCTGGCGGCGCAAGGCGAGACGGCTCACGCCCGCGAGTTGCTCGAGGGAGCCGCGCACGCGCGATCGTGGCGTACGGCCGCAGCGTTCCAGCTGGGCCGGCTGCTTGCGCGTGACAACCGGCCGGCCGAGGCTCTGGACTGGATCGCGAATGCCATCAGGTCGGATCCCGATGCCGCGCGTGTCGGCGCCGCGGAGGTGATCCTGCTGCGGCGCGCCGGGCGCGCGCAGGAGGCGCGGGCGAGGCTCGAGCACTGGCAGGCTCTCGATCCGATCGACGCCGTGCTCCGAAGCGAGGGCGTCCGGCTGGGCCGGCGCGACGAGGGCCTGCTCGCGCATCTGGCCGGCGACCCGCAGCGCGTGCTCGACGTGGCGACCGACTACATGGAGCTCGGCGCGTGGGACGACGCGGTGGATGTCCTCTCGCGCGAGTATCCCGTTGGCCGCGGGGTCTTCTCAGAACCGGGAGCGGTCGCTCCACAGCGCCATCCGGAGGTCGCCTACTACCGAGGCTATTGTCGCGAGCGGCGTGGCGCGTCGGGCCGCAAGGACTTCGACATCGGGTCGCGTCTGTCCACGCGGTATGTGTTCCCGCAGCGCGCGTGGTCGCTGCCCGTCCTCAGGAAGGCGATCGAAGCCAACGGCGAGGACGCCACCGCGCATTTCCTTCTCGGGGCACTGTTCCTGTCAGGCGGCATGGCCGACCGCGCCGCGGCCGAATGGGACGTCGCGCGCCGCCTCGATCCGAAGATTCCGACACTGCACCGCAACATGGGCATGACGGTGCTCTACGCGCTCGGCCAACCGCGGCAGGCCGCGGAGGTGCTGTCCGAGGGCCTGCGCTCGGACCCGCTGAACCCGGACATCTACCTCGCGCTCGACCAGGCGCTCAGCCTGCTGCAGCGGCCCGCGGAGGAAAGGCTGCGCGCTCTCGATCGCTATCCTGATCCTGCCAATCTGCCCTCGCCGCTCGTCTTCAAGCGGGCCCTCGGCCTCGTCGAAGCGGGGCGCGCCGACGAGAGCGCGAAGATGCTGGCCGGTCGCTTCTTCCCGCGCGAGGAGTTCGGTACCAACGTCAGGCAGGTCCATGTCGAGGTCGCCGAACAGCGGGCGCTGGCGCTGGCACGACAGCACCGGTGCGAAGAGGCAGTTGCCATCGTGCAGCGGCTCGAACAGCCTGTGGCCGGTCTTCGGTTCACCGAGAGCGGCCTCGCGCCGTTCGTGGAGTCTGCGCGTGCGCTCGTGCTCGCCAGTGATGTGTTCTCGGCCTGTGGCGATCGGGTGGCGGCGGGCGACCGCTTGAACCGCGCCGCGGCGGCGCAGGACGTCTATCCCTACCCGCACCTCGCGTTCGGCTGGCAGGCGAAGCGGAAGCAGGGTGTGACGACGATGGACCCGGCCACGCGCCGCGGGTTCGAGACGGCGCTCGCCGCGTGGGAACGTCGGTTGGTCATCGGCACGAACTTTCCGGGACCCAACGCGTGCGGCCGCGGTCTGATACTTCGAGCGCTCGGCCGCGAGAATGAGGCGATGGAGCGATTCCGCGAGGCGCTGTTGTTGCCGGACCAGCTCATGTCGCACTACCTGAGCCGCGAGGCGCTGGCGGCCGCGTCGGTCACACGCTGA
- a CDS encoding Gfo/Idh/MocA family oxidoreductase, with the protein MKFCMVGCGDHAVSSHGPALAAYAASHPAFELSGCCDSDRARAERFRERFGFGRSYGDWFEMLDAERPDAVALVVPVSLTCPIGSRILERGFPLLLEKPPGETVADVDRLAAAARAGGRDGRDVPHQVAFNRRHVPLVVALRARLAAIAGPLQHIRYEMVRVDRRDRDFSTTAIHAIDAVRFIMASDFASVRFRYREWPELGSGVANIFMDGVMTCGATAHLAFCPVAGVVVERADVHARDHTLFLEVPMWNGYDTPGRLTHLERGAVVEELRGPREGAGAAPFELGGFYDQYQAFFGALGAAQPPAPALAATRQSVEIAEAMRARRSDYQS; encoded by the coding sequence ATGAAGTTCTGCATGGTCGGGTGCGGGGATCACGCCGTCAGCTCACACGGACCTGCGCTCGCGGCGTACGCGGCGTCGCATCCTGCGTTCGAGCTGTCCGGGTGCTGCGACTCGGACCGCGCGCGGGCGGAACGGTTCCGCGAGCGGTTTGGCTTCGGGCGCAGCTACGGCGACTGGTTCGAGATGCTGGACGCCGAGCGGCCTGACGCCGTGGCCCTCGTCGTGCCGGTTTCGCTCACGTGCCCGATCGGAAGCCGGATCCTGGAGCGTGGGTTCCCGCTGCTTCTGGAGAAGCCACCGGGCGAGACGGTCGCCGATGTGGACCGCCTGGCCGCAGCGGCGCGGGCCGGCGGCCGCGACGGTCGGGACGTGCCGCACCAGGTGGCGTTCAATCGCCGCCACGTGCCGCTGGTGGTCGCGCTTCGCGCCCGCCTGGCGGCCATCGCGGGGCCGCTGCAGCACATCCGCTACGAGATGGTTCGCGTGGACCGCCGCGATCGCGATTTCTCCACCACCGCCATCCACGCGATCGACGCGGTCCGGTTCATCATGGCCAGCGACTTCGCCTCGGTTCGGTTTCGCTACCGCGAGTGGCCCGAACTCGGTTCCGGCGTGGCGAACATCTTCATGGACGGCGTGATGACCTGCGGGGCGACCGCTCACCTCGCGTTCTGCCCGGTGGCCGGCGTCGTGGTCGAGCGCGCCGACGTGCACGCCCGCGACCACACGTTGTTCCTCGAGGTCCCGATGTGGAACGGCTACGACACGCCCGGTCGGCTCACGCACCTGGAACGCGGAGCGGTGGTCGAGGAGCTTCGTGGCCCTCGTGAAGGCGCCGGCGCCGCGCCGTTCGAGTTGGGCGGGTTCTACGACCAATACCAGGCGTTCTTTGGCGCGCTCGGTGCCGCTCAGCCACCGGCACCAGCACTGGCGGCCACGCGGCAGTCGGTCGAGATCGCCGAGGCGATGCGGGCACGAAGGAGCGATTACCAGTCATGA
- a CDS encoding heparinase II/III family protein — protein MGRVLPVMVVAIGVCLAAWTFGPAGPLAAQAARAASAPAAAPAHPRMLIASADPFSSLTALKAKYAAGERPADDLAGWALSYLVSGDATYARRALDEMRRVRLPQATNSRPYLDYVGRALAFDWLYDCPLFDAALKDQVAAELLAGAERIAVQQGLADPAQASYHNHSIRELALATFAVTAVEGHPLTAARAAPLVDRMRRALDNMLETSELVAPRGSYHESMDYMRITFAPLAMLAELRRTTNGEDPARRFGVFANMGPTYLYKVLPDGSTARDDDNEYPHLDAVDDIVLGYAVHRFKDPYAAWFLQKSGWLPAKWRFPVLEFLWSDRSVVARDPGLARPEELPRQRLFPGVGHLLMRSGWNPGATWIEFTCGPYFAKHDHLDTNQFTIYHKGYLALDTGADYTDTESPHYLNQYRRTVAHNTMLVYQPGERFFWGENLWPAANDGGQRMDSSRFWNSVRSLEDWERTRDLWDRGRIEAFEARDGEFVYARGNGTASYQPSKVSRFVRDLLWLDGADVLVVSDDVRATDAAYRKAWLLHGVSEPKVEAASGGASRAAGQGGTAWTNATSATFEDGSGRLRVYPVLPRDRELIVRGGPGWEFWTPGDDRGGPWGSGVNWPLDPPEGGPLPADPTLQQMWRTFWGADFNRLSPSNRRAVVPGSWRIEVSPAVAARDDRFLHVLDIADRDATQRRVEPVYGHNLVGAVVAGQAAALFVTSATPPVEGEVTLPDLASPFVIVAGLEPGHAYSFQLTSNFAPGSPIAQMSARASDAGLVRLALGERRNVRVRMRRID, from the coding sequence ATGGGACGCGTCCTTCCCGTGATGGTGGTGGCAATCGGTGTATGCCTGGCGGCCTGGACCTTCGGCCCCGCGGGGCCCCTGGCGGCGCAGGCGGCCCGCGCGGCGTCGGCTCCAGCCGCCGCCCCGGCGCACCCGCGCATGCTGATCGCGAGCGCGGACCCGTTCAGCAGCCTGACGGCGCTCAAGGCCAAGTACGCGGCGGGCGAGCGCCCCGCCGATGACCTCGCGGGGTGGGCCCTTTCGTACCTGGTGAGCGGCGACGCCACCTATGCCCGCCGGGCCCTCGACGAGATGCGCCGGGTCCGGCTGCCGCAGGCAACCAATTCACGCCCCTATCTCGACTACGTCGGCCGCGCGCTCGCATTCGACTGGCTGTACGACTGCCCGCTCTTCGATGCCGCGCTGAAGGACCAGGTGGCGGCAGAATTGCTGGCAGGAGCCGAGCGCATCGCGGTACAGCAGGGTCTCGCCGATCCCGCGCAGGCCTCCTATCACAACCACTCGATTCGCGAGCTTGCGCTCGCGACATTTGCCGTCACCGCCGTCGAGGGGCATCCATTGACGGCCGCCAGGGCGGCGCCGCTCGTCGACCGCATGCGGCGCGCGCTCGACAACATGCTCGAGACCTCCGAACTGGTCGCGCCGCGCGGCAGCTACCACGAGTCGATGGACTACATGCGGATCACGTTCGCGCCGCTCGCGATGCTGGCCGAACTGCGGCGGACCACCAACGGCGAGGACCCCGCCCGGCGCTTCGGTGTCTTCGCGAACATGGGACCGACGTACCTCTACAAGGTCCTCCCGGACGGCTCGACCGCGCGCGACGACGACAATGAGTATCCGCACCTCGACGCGGTGGACGACATCGTGCTGGGCTACGCGGTCCATCGGTTCAAGGACCCCTACGCCGCGTGGTTCCTGCAGAAGAGCGGGTGGCTACCGGCAAAGTGGCGGTTCCCGGTGCTCGAGTTCCTCTGGAGCGACCGCTCGGTGGTGGCGCGCGATCCAGGTCTTGCCAGGCCGGAAGAACTCCCGCGGCAGCGCCTCTTTCCGGGAGTCGGGCACCTCCTGATGCGCAGCGGCTGGAATCCCGGCGCGACCTGGATCGAGTTCACGTGCGGCCCGTACTTCGCCAAGCACGACCACCTCGACACCAATCAGTTCACGATCTACCACAAGGGCTACCTGGCGCTCGACACGGGTGCCGACTACACCGACACGGAGAGTCCGCACTACCTGAACCAGTATCGGCGGACGGTCGCCCACAACACGATGCTCGTCTACCAGCCGGGCGAGCGGTTCTTCTGGGGAGAGAACCTGTGGCCAGCCGCCAACGACGGTGGCCAGCGGATGGACTCGTCGCGATTCTGGAACTCGGTGCGCAGCCTCGAGGATTGGGAGCGAACCCGCGACCTCTGGGACCGTGGTCGCATCGAGGCCTTCGAGGCCCGGGACGGTGAATTCGTCTACGCGCGCGGCAACGGGACGGCCTCGTATCAGCCGTCGAAAGTCAGCCGCTTCGTGCGCGACCTCCTGTGGCTCGACGGCGCCGACGTGCTCGTCGTGTCCGATGACGTGCGCGCGACTGATGCCGCCTACCGAAAGGCGTGGCTTCTGCACGGCGTGAGCGAGCCGAAGGTCGAGGCCGCATCCGGCGGTGCCTCCCGGGCCGCCGGGCAGGGCGGCACGGCGTGGACGAATGCCACGTCTGCGACCTTCGAGGACGGCTCGGGCCGCCTGCGTGTCTATCCCGTGCTGCCACGGGATCGCGAACTCATCGTCCGCGGCGGACCCGGTTGGGAGTTCTGGACTCCAGGCGACGACCGCGGCGGCCCTTGGGGATCGGGCGTCAACTGGCCGCTCGACCCGCCTGAAGGCGGACCGCTGCCGGCGGACCCCACGCTCCAGCAGATGTGGCGCACGTTCTGGGGCGCCGATTTCAACCGGCTGTCTCCGTCGAACCGGCGAGCCGTCGTGCCGGGTTCGTGGCGGATCGAGGTGTCGCCCGCGGTGGCCGCGCGCGACGACCGGTTCCTCCACGTCCTGGACATCGCCGACCGTGACGCAACCCAGCGTCGCGTGGAACCGGTCTACGGCCACAACCTCGTTGGCGCCGTCGTGGCCGGCCAGGCGGCGGCCCTGTTCGTCACGAGCGCGACACCCCCGGTCGAGGGCGAGGTGACGCTGCCCGACCTGGCATCGCCCTTCGTGATCGTTGCGGGGCTCGAGCCAGGCCATGCCTACTCGTTCCAGCTCACGTCGAACTTCGCCCCGGGATCGCCCATCGCGCAGATGTCGGCTCGGGCCAGTGATGCGGGGCTGGTCCGATTGGCACTTGGGGAACGGCGCAATGTGCGAGTGCGGATGCGCCGGATTGACTGA
- a CDS encoding MFS transporter, with protein sequence MKSRVRWWIGGLLFASTVINYLDRQTLSVLAPYLKTDFHWSNSDFALVVISFRLAYAVGQTVSGRLVDRVGVRRGLTVAVTGYSLVAMLTPLATGLRSFCGFRFLLGAGEAANWPAATKAVGQWFPRRERGWAVALFDSGSSFGAAIAVVLVPWLYRTLGGWRPAFFGVGALGFLWVFAWRRFYHEPEDHPGLSAEERRVILDDRDEDHLSAPETGVTSGTVGGWRLLTFRQTWGAILARGLTDPVWYMITDWFAIYLVTRGFRLEDSVAGFWLPFLGADLGNFFGGGLSSALIRRGWPVGRARRAVFVGSAVGVLALFPAGYMSALAPLVLCFAVATFSYAAMSTMALSLPADLFENRAVASVAGMAGTAAGLGTICSTYAIGIVADRFSFTPILVVASVVPLIAALVVGALVRNTPASGLGVVKVV encoded by the coding sequence ATGAAATCACGCGTCCGCTGGTGGATTGGCGGTCTCCTCTTCGCGTCGACGGTCATCAACTATCTCGACCGCCAGACGCTCAGTGTCCTGGCCCCCTACCTCAAGACCGATTTTCACTGGTCCAACAGCGATTTCGCCCTGGTCGTCATCTCGTTCCGCCTCGCGTACGCCGTCGGCCAGACGGTGTCGGGCCGTCTGGTCGACAGGGTCGGCGTCCGGAGAGGCCTGACGGTGGCGGTCACCGGCTATTCCCTGGTGGCGATGCTCACGCCGCTGGCGACCGGCCTCCGGAGTTTCTGCGGGTTCCGGTTTCTGCTTGGAGCTGGCGAAGCGGCGAACTGGCCCGCGGCCACCAAGGCAGTCGGGCAGTGGTTTCCCAGGCGAGAGCGGGGCTGGGCCGTCGCGCTGTTCGACAGCGGTTCGTCGTTCGGCGCGGCGATTGCCGTCGTGCTCGTGCCGTGGCTGTATCGCACGCTGGGCGGGTGGCGGCCGGCGTTCTTCGGCGTCGGAGCGCTGGGCTTCCTGTGGGTATTCGCGTGGCGGCGCTTCTATCACGAACCCGAGGACCACCCGGGTCTCTCGGCAGAGGAGCGGCGCGTGATCCTCGACGACCGGGACGAGGATCATCTCAGTGCCCCGGAGACCGGCGTGACCAGTGGAACGGTTGGTGGATGGCGACTGCTCACGTTCCGCCAGACGTGGGGCGCGATTCTCGCCCGCGGCCTCACCGACCCCGTCTGGTACATGATCACGGACTGGTTCGCCATCTACCTGGTCACCCGGGGCTTCCGGTTGGAGGACTCGGTCGCCGGGTTCTGGCTGCCGTTCCTCGGTGCCGACCTCGGCAACTTCTTTGGCGGCGGTCTATCGAGCGCGCTCATCCGGCGGGGGTGGCCGGTGGGCCGCGCGCGGCGTGCGGTCTTCGTCGGCTCGGCCGTGGGCGTACTGGCGCTCTTCCCGGCCGGCTACATGTCGGCGTTGGCGCCGCTGGTCTTGTGCTTCGCCGTGGCCACGTTCTCCTATGCGGCGATGTCGACGATGGCCCTGTCGCTGCCCGCGGACCTCTTCGAGAATCGGGCGGTGGCGTCGGTTGCCGGCATGGCGGGCACGGCCGCAGGGCTCGGCACCATCTGCTCCACCTACGCGATCGGCATCGTCGCCGATCGGTTCTCGTTCACGCCGATTCTGGTGGTCGCGAGCGTCGTGCCGCTCATCGCGGCCCTGGTCGTCGGAGCGCTCGTCCGCAACACCCCCGCATCGGGCCTGGGTGTCGTGAAGGTCGTGTGA
- a CDS encoding GDSL-type esterase/lipase family protein, with translation MLGDSITELGAEPGGYVRLLERWLGELDPAHPAEVVNAGVSGQRSPDMLARFAVDVVERRPDLVLISVGTNDVWHAFRDWSTNMDHPAGDLPAGVSLDAFVACLDAMASQAEAGGIEVVLVSPAVIHEDLDSPENIRLASYVRAQHELAAARGCRFVDLHTPFGLVIGAWRRHAGPAMNLLTTDGVHLNAAGNHLMAETIQRALEAGGRADWPQ, from the coding sequence GTGCTCGGAGACAGTATCACCGAGCTTGGCGCCGAACCCGGCGGCTACGTGCGGCTGCTCGAGCGGTGGCTGGGTGAACTCGATCCCGCTCATCCGGCGGAGGTGGTCAACGCGGGGGTGTCCGGGCAGCGGTCGCCGGACATGCTCGCACGATTCGCCGTCGACGTGGTCGAGCGCCGGCCTGACCTGGTGCTGATCAGCGTCGGCACCAACGACGTGTGGCACGCGTTCCGGGACTGGAGCACGAACATGGATCATCCCGCGGGCGACTTGCCGGCTGGTGTTTCGCTGGACGCGTTTGTCGCCTGCCTGGACGCGATGGCGTCGCAGGCGGAGGCGGGTGGCATCGAGGTGGTGCTCGTGTCGCCGGCGGTCATTCACGAGGACCTCGACAGCCCGGAGAATATCCGCCTGGCCAGCTACGTCCGAGCCCAGCATGAACTCGCCGCGGCGCGGGGCTGCCGGTTCGTCGATCTCCACACGCCGTTCGGGCTCGTGATTGGCGCCTGGCGGCGCCACGCCGGACCGGCGATGAACCTCCTGACGACAGACGGCGTTCACCTGAACGCCGCAGGCAACCACCTGATGGCCGAGACGATTCAGCGCGCGCTCGAGGCGGGCGGTCGGGCGGACTGGCCCCAGTGA
- a CDS encoding DegT/DnrJ/EryC1/StrS family aminotransferase produces the protein MAGPGFYWMGDEEKREVLDVLESGYLFRYGQLGDPMFKAKTYTLEQEFARQCDVAHCVACASGTSALLMALQAIGLSPGDEVIVPAYTFVATYSAIVFAGGIPVLAEIDDSLTLDPADLERRITPKTRALMPVHMLGNPCDMDAIMDVARRHGLPVIEDACQANGATYHGRRVGSLGALGAFSLNIFKTISSGDGGLLVTDDRELYERAFAFHDQGHTPNRGGVEVGRRNTLGLNFRMNELTAAVALAQVRKSDRLVATLREKKRRFREAVGEVTGMRYRTLPDPEGECATLLTVLFDSAERAANVAARLNTTTVTESGWHVYSNMEHVLAFLREHDRPHARGAYPRTDDLLARAINLSVGVVDRGLGAAFGIDITSTDEEIHRKAATFRDAVAPVQAG, from the coding sequence ATGGCTGGACCCGGCTTCTACTGGATGGGCGACGAGGAGAAACGGGAGGTGCTCGATGTTCTCGAATCGGGCTACCTGTTCCGGTACGGCCAGCTCGGCGACCCGATGTTCAAGGCCAAGACCTACACGCTCGAGCAGGAGTTCGCGCGGCAGTGTGACGTGGCTCATTGCGTCGCGTGCGCCTCGGGCACATCCGCGCTGTTGATGGCGTTGCAGGCGATCGGCCTCTCTCCCGGCGACGAGGTCATCGTGCCGGCGTACACCTTCGTCGCCACCTACAGCGCGATCGTCTTCGCGGGAGGCATCCCGGTGCTCGCGGAGATCGACGACAGCCTGACTCTCGACCCCGCCGACCTCGAGCGGCGCATCACGCCGAAGACTCGCGCCCTGATGCCCGTGCACATGCTCGGCAACCCGTGCGACATGGACGCCATCATGGACGTGGCCCGGCGGCACGGCCTTCCCGTGATCGAGGACGCGTGCCAGGCGAATGGCGCGACGTACCACGGACGACGTGTCGGGAGCCTCGGCGCGCTTGGGGCGTTTTCGCTGAACATCTTCAAGACCATCAGCTCTGGTGACGGCGGCCTCCTCGTAACCGACGACCGCGAGCTGTACGAGCGCGCGTTCGCGTTCCATGACCAGGGACACACGCCGAACCGCGGCGGCGTCGAGGTCGGCCGCCGCAACACCCTGGGGCTCAACTTCCGGATGAATGAGCTCACGGCGGCGGTCGCCCTCGCGCAGGTGCGGAAGTCGGATCGCCTGGTGGCGACGCTTCGGGAGAAGAAGCGTCGATTTCGCGAGGCTGTCGGCGAGGTGACGGGCATGCGGTATCGGACGCTGCCCGACCCCGAAGGCGAGTGTGCCACGCTGCTGACCGTACTCTTCGATTCCGCCGAACGCGCGGCCAACGTCGCCGCCCGGCTGAACACCACCACCGTCACCGAGAGCGGGTGGCACGTCTACAGCAACATGGAGCACGTCCTCGCATTCCTGCGGGAACACGACCGCCCCCACGCCAGAGGCGCGTATCCCCGGACCGACGACCTCCTGGCCCGCGCCATCAACCTGAGCGTCGGCGTCGTGGACCGCGGCCTCGGGGCCGCGTTTGGCATCGACATTACGTCGACCGATGAGGAGATTCACCGGAAGGCGGCGACGTTCCGCGACGCGGTGGCACCGGTGCAGGCAGGCTGA